A stretch of the Coprobacillus cateniformis genome encodes the following:
- a CDS encoding Na+/H+ antiporter NhaC family protein has translation MNFIGTFWALIPAIIAIVIALKTKEVYISLFIGIFVGGLLLTGFQPIAAIETVFETMMTSLSDTWNIGILIFLVFLGTIVALMTRAGGSRAYGEWATRRIKNKQGALFSTFGLGVLIFVDDYFNCLTVGSVMRHVCDEFKISRAKLAYIIDSTAAPICIIAPISSWAAAVSGYTSGDGFHLFLQTIPFNLYALLTIIMVLCVIRFDLNIGSMKEHEISAQKGDVHHGNEEYKDVHIIETSDKGKVLDLILPVLFLIISCMTCMVYTGGFFNGVSFIEAFTNCNASLGLVLGSFLTLVFTFLLYLPRHILTYNQFAECLPTGFKMMVPAMTILALAWTLGDIVSTHLQAGLFVSTILEQYQISVAILPACLFIIAAGLAFATGTSWGTFGILIPIVTAIFTEGNPMLVICISSILAGAVCGDHISPISDTTIMASAGAQCHHIGHVSTQLPYAMVVAVACIIGYIVAGLTQNVWLTFLSGLITLLIMIFCINKSNLVVKR, from the coding sequence ATGAATTTTATTGGAACATTCTGGGCTTTAATCCCAGCGATTATTGCAATTGTGATTGCATTAAAGACAAAAGAAGTTTATATATCGTTATTTATTGGAATTTTTGTTGGAGGATTATTATTGACTGGTTTTCAACCTATTGCAGCTATTGAAACAGTTTTTGAAACAATGATGACAAGTTTATCTGATACTTGGAATATTGGAATATTAATTTTTTTAGTATTTTTAGGAACAATTGTTGCATTAATGACCAGAGCAGGTGGAAGTCGTGCATATGGTGAATGGGCAACACGCAGAATTAAAAATAAGCAAGGTGCATTGTTTTCTACTTTTGGATTAGGGGTTTTAATCTTTGTTGATGATTATTTTAATTGTTTAACGGTTGGGAGTGTCATGCGTCATGTTTGTGATGAATTTAAGATTTCACGTGCTAAACTGGCTTATATCATTGATTCTACAGCTGCACCAATCTGCATTATTGCACCTATTTCAAGCTGGGCTGCGGCTGTGAGTGGTTATACCAGCGGTGATGGTTTTCATCTTTTCTTACAAACAATTCCTTTTAATTTATATGCACTTTTAACAATCATTATGGTTCTATGTGTTATTCGTTTTGATTTGAATATTGGGAGTATGAAAGAACATGAAATATCTGCTCAAAAAGGTGATGTTCATCATGGTAATGAGGAATATAAAGATGTCCATATTATTGAAACATCTGATAAAGGAAAGGTTTTAGATTTAATTTTACCAGTTCTCTTTTTGATTATCAGTTGTATGACTTGTATGGTTTATACAGGTGGTTTCTTTAATGGTGTTTCTTTTATTGAAGCTTTTACAAATTGTAATGCTTCTTTAGGGCTAGTATTAGGATCATTTTTGACATTGGTTTTTACCTTTTTATTATATTTACCACGTCATATTCTCACTTATAATCAATTTGCTGAATGTTTGCCAACTGGATTTAAAATGATGGTTCCTGCAATGACAATTTTAGCTTTGGCTTGGACATTAGGAGATATTGTATCTACACATTTACAGGCTGGTTTATTTGTTTCCACAATATTAGAACAATATCAAATCAGTGTTGCAATTTTACCAGCATGTTTATTTATCATTGCTGCTGGATTAGCCTTTGCAACAGGAACATCTTGGGGAACGTTTGGTATCCTTATTCCAATTGTGACAGCTATTTTTACAGAAGGAAACCCAATGCTTGTTATTTGTATATCATCTATTTTAGCAGGAGCTGTTTGTGGTGATCATATTTCACCAATTTCAGATACAACAATTATGGCATCAGCGGGTGCACAATGTCATCATATTGGTCATGTTTCTACACAACTTCCTTATGCGATGGTTGTTGCAGTTGCATGTATTATTGGCTATATTGTTGCTGGTTTGACACAGAATGTTTGGCTAACATTTCTAAGTGGTCTGATAACTTTATTAATCATGATATTTTGTATTAACAAGAGTAACCTTGTTGTGAAAAGATAA
- a CDS encoding PolC-type DNA polymerase III, with amino-acid sequence MQTRYKKSRKRGQYTKKIIDDYCVIDLETTGLSWADDKIIEIGILKIRNQQIIDKYSQLINPEREVSPFITKLTGITNDMLLGMPALDEIRDDVFNFIGDDILLGHNTSFDLNFVANQFHIDIENEYMDTLQFCRKVYPHMKHHRLTDMVQYLNLSNNEHRSIADCIATYELYEKIKIEIEDKKISL; translated from the coding sequence ATGCAAACAAGATATAAAAAATCAAGAAAACGTGGACAATATACAAAGAAAATCATTGATGATTATTGTGTTATTGACTTAGAAACAACAGGATTATCATGGGCTGATGATAAGATTATTGAAATTGGAATTTTGAAAATAAGAAATCAACAGATTATAGATAAATATTCTCAACTCATTAATCCAGAACGTGAAGTTAGCCCTTTTATAACCAAACTCACAGGAATTACAAATGATATGTTATTAGGAATGCCAGCCCTTGATGAGATTAGAGACGATGTTTTCAATTTTATTGGTGATGATATTTTATTAGGACACAATACATCTTTTGACTTAAACTTTGTTGCGAATCAATTTCATATAGATATTGAAAATGAATATATGGATACACTTCAGTTTTGTAGAAAGGTCTATCCTCATATGAAACATCATCGTTTAACCGATATGGTCCAATACTTAAACCTTTCCAATAACGAACATAGATCAATTGCAGATTGTATTGCTACATATGAACTTTATGAAAAAATAAAAATAGAAATTGAAGATAAAAAAATATCCCTATAG